TATTATCTCTTTTGATGCAGTTTGAATGCATGTAATTAAATATGGTTCCATGGTAGCTAAAAGAACATTGAGTTCCAActcaaaaaattttaaaattgaattctaTTTCTCATATTAAGTAATCGTTTGACTTAATATAAGATTGGATAGCTGtacagaaaaaaaatattggattgtataaataaatgaagaataaatatTATGATGTTATTTCCAATGAAGCAatacttaataaaaaatatcgCATGGCCTCCAAATGTGTCGATTATTATTTAGGTAAGTATTCTTAGCTAGATTAGTTGGGccgtggcgaagccacaaattTTACAATGGGGGCCCAAATTAATCCTCATAGTTATAGGATTTTTTTGATGTTCATGATGTCGGAAGcttattatttgatattttcaattttaacgtAAATATAACAGATggaaataattttttatgatGTTTAAATGTCACAAAAAAGTATCAacgaaaatataaattataacaaATACTAgaatgcattatttttttttattatgagtaTAATATTGAAGGAAACAATTATAAAATGACaatgaattaaaaataatataattagttgtgtaaaagagaagaaatacAGTAGAAATTATGttccaaaatattaaaagaaaaagaataaaaaaagagtTGCATAAATACAAAGTAGAGAAAAGAAGGGGGGACCAGTCCCCCCGGACCCaacgtggcttcgccactgAGTGGGGGTATTGTTTAATCGAATAAATTGGTCACAATTGGTCATGCATAAATATATATTGTCCTAGCTAATgaataaaaccaatatatatatttatttatttgcgATTCAAATTGTTAATATATTTGTTAAGGAAATAGTAACAAATTAACAGTGGTGGCATTATCAAGAAAGCTAGTTACGTTCTTTTCATTGTTATTTTGTCCAAAAATATCAAACTTGAATTTCTTTTTgcagaaaaaatgaaaatttgccgtcttttattgcatttattattattagtttaaTATAGTTAATTAGTTAGTTAGCAAGAAATGGTCAAAAAGTAATAGGGAGACTTTTTAGCTCCCATAACCGCGTAATGGCCGTCTGTTTGTTTGTAGTGAAGCTAAGCATAACTCATAACTAGCTAAGCATATGTTAATGTTATTTAAATTGCTATttaaaataagtatgtgttacATCTATTTATTCACAGTACCTAAGCTGTCATAATTTAATTGATAGAAATTCACGAGTTCTATCGTAAAATCAATAGGTGATGAAGGAGAGATCGACCATGAGTTGCAATTGCCAACAAATAATTGGAATAAGTTCATATTCATATGGTTTTGTGtcttaataattaaatatatttctctGAAAATACTTGCACTAAATTAAAGCATAGTGAAACCTTAATTTGTTACATTTAGTCACGGAAAATTGCAACCGCAACTCAGACGCGACTACGAGAGCCTAGTTCTCTATTAGGGTCGGCCGAAAACGCCATGATTCACATCCTGATCCGAAGACATTAAGTCATTAACCGATGTCGTTTTGGATTTCTCAAAATTTGCGTTATGAAATTACAACTTGATGCATCATTCAAAAATATCTTCTCTTTTCGTGATCACTTCAATTTGCAACCCATTTCCACTTAATGAATctcccaaaatgaaaaataaatatataagcaGCAACTCTAAAATCATTTTAACTCCAAGAAAAggtaacaaaaaatataaatgcatatgACTCGATTTTCTTATCAAccacatatataaaaaaaatcaaagaaaaagaGGGTTTTCGTAGCCGGCCAGATAATAAAAATTAAGCAAGAAAACACACAGTAAAAGAGATGTATctgatttttataaattattacaaGTAGAGACAAAAACAATTAATTTATAAGGTCTCATTACCTCTCTCAAACCCTAACAAAACTTTCTATTTTCAACCCTAAGAAGACTTCcattcacaaaattcatccAAAAAATGGATCCAGAAAAGAGCCACAATTCGGACACATCAACTGCAGAAAGTGATAAGCATAACGGCAGGTCGTACGACTGCTCCTACTGCAAGCGCGGCTTCACAAACGCGCAAGCCCTAGGCGGCCACATGAACATACACAGGAAGGACAAGGAAAAGGCCAAGGCGAAGGCGAAGGCCAAGGAGAAGAATCATGAGCCAGATCCGTTGGTACGGAGCTTTGGCTCGGGTTTTTTACAAGGTTATGATCATGTGAACCCCGGCCTCCAAACAAGAAATAACGAGCAGTGTTTTTTTCCTGTTTGGAGGCCTGATAAGTTTCCACATGGGAATCCGAGTCTGATGCGCGTTGAGGATCATGAACACCAAGAAGAAGTGGATTTAGAGCTTCGTCTCGGTCGATTATGGTGATCGATTGAACACAAAAATTACGCAAATTAATTAACGtaagtatatttattatatatatagtacaattAATAGTTTGTATGTTATTAAGTTTATGTACTTCGATGAATTCTTGATTCTTATTGTTCCGAAATTGTTTAGAATTGAGAATGAATTAAAATTGCAACAGGCACATTTGCTTTATCCTAGTTTTATTAGTGACTGGATCATTTACATATCCAAATATTTTTAGCTACTCTAAACTGTggattttttaaaatgagtaTTGTTTAGATGTTTGTTGAAGTGAAATTTAATTTGAGTTCATTAACTGGTAAAATCTTTgggttttagttttcttttcgGCTAAGATACATACACTACAGACAATGTACATGTTTCTTCTTACTAGGTCCTTGATCATCGAAATTTTgtttgcatatatatatatatatatatatatatatataggtttacAACATTCATGAGTGAAAGAAAAAACTTCATAATATTTTAGAGGTTTTCATTTAATCATTTTAATCCTTAtgtaaataacaaataaaatgcaAGATCAAAGCTAGTGAAGAATGGCAAATGCATGTTGAGATggtaaaaatagtagtagtagtaatgatGTTAAAACCCCAATTTCTTGTcctataagctgcaatagaatTCTATTAAAACTATGCCATTGAACCCCATTGAATCACTAGTTCTGGTTTCAGAATTGTTGACTACAGTTTCgattttggtttggtttggtttggtttggtttgatCCCAAGGTTTTGTCAGTTATTTCGGTTATAACCGAACCAAAAATATTGGTTAACTGACTAAGGAAAACTCATGGTATCGATATTCGATATTGAACTGTTCTGGCTGTGGGTTACCATATTAACCAATCGGTTATAATTGACTGAATATTTGATGAACCAGTCGGAACTCAAGAACGATGCATatctttatttatatatattattaaactTTCTTAATTATGATTTATTAGTATTGACTCAAACATTTTGTATCCGGTTAAACTTGTCCGTATTGGTGGACCAAGGGCTACTTAGGTTGAATAATGATTACCACATCATAAACCAAATCTTGAAAAAAGTCATACCCGATACAATTAATCGAATAAAAGACCATCTCCAATGGTACACTAAAACCTAAAATGAGATAGCTAATTAGTTCCAACCGTACTAAAAAAccaatctcattttttttttgagaaaaaaataccTCACTTTAGGTTTACACAAAACCTaaaagtttttcaaattttgtgagtaaaagaggcataatatagagaatattcttttaagtttgaatttagtgtaaatggttgtagtaaaatcatatttgatgcgacatttacactaaatgggtttgagtttagtgtaaatggcaTATGGAAGGAAGATACGTCAAATGatcaatatttcttaaaacttatgTTGTAACAATTTTCTCCTCGTTTAATAAATACTGTGGACTAACTATGATCAATTCAAAGCTAAGAGACACTGGTGGTGTTCAGTTgtctagataaaataatagcaaaatACTTATAATCTAGTAATCTAGGATTGAATAGTGAGATTCAATCTAATGAATCAAACAAACTACATATTTAATTCCGAGATACAATCTTATAAACCGAACAACCCCATTATGGACTAAACATGATTAATTCAAACAGCTGAGCTTCAAAATTAGTTAACTAACTTTTATCTCTATAATGGCATAATTAATCAGAATATTAGTTCATTGATTTAAGCATAAGCATCTTGataatatatatacttataaaattgAAGTTGTGAAATCACATAGAACAAACCTTGTCATATGTGAAAAATAATTGTAGCAACCATGTACAATGCaaataaattttgaataaatatcAATAACCATCCTTGAATTTACATACAAATAACTTTAGGCAAATCCAGAGCAAGTTAGCCTTCATTTTAAACTATTTACTTATAACACAATCTTCATgaaatacaaaaaaaacattCTATCGTGTAAATAAACTGAGTACAAGAACTATGTCTTAATTGGAACCTACTGATTCTTCTTTATCTTCAAATTGGAAGGGCGGGAAGCAGAAGATGAGGAGGATTCACCACCTAGGTCCGAAGATCTGAGTATAAACAGAAGCGTCTCGACTAGCATGGCCCCGACCAAACCAAGGATGCCTCCAGCAGCACTCTAAATAGTAAAGAAACGCAGCATCAATTGCCATCAGGAAGTATGCATACGGTCATAGAACGCACAGAAGCTAGATTCGACTTgtttttctctttaatgaaaGTGCAGAACAAAACTTACCATTGGAGGACTTTTGCCAAACAGGGCTCGGAATGCTGCATACCCAACCAAGTATCCAGTAAACATTGTAACCACAACATGTAATCCTGTACGGTTATCACGATTAGTACTGGACAACAAGAAAATCACAGTTTTAAAATCCACAGAGGAAATGATATCAAATAGACACAATGAGAGAAGAGTTGAACTTAATCATTATGAATTAGTCAACTTCATACATAAGAAAGGCAAGCTACAGATAACTGCAATAAACATAACTCCAAAA
This DNA window, taken from Salvia splendens isolate huo1 chromosome 18, SspV2, whole genome shotgun sequence, encodes the following:
- the LOC121776867 gene encoding transcriptional regulator TAC1-like, encoding MDPEKSHNSDTSTAESDKHNGRSYDCSYCKRGFTNAQALGGHMNIHRKDKEKAKAKAKAKEKNHEPDPLVRSFGSGFLQGYDHVNPGLQTRNNEQCFFPVWRPDKFPHGNPSLMRVEDHEHQEEVDLELRLGRLW